A genome region from bacterium includes the following:
- the argJ gene encoding bifunctional glutamate N-acetyltransferase/amino-acid acetyltransferase ArgJ yields MEGITSPKGFKAAGVRCGIKTRGKDLAMIVSDYPASCAGVFTTNRVQAASVVYSREVVSQGRMRAIVVNSGCANCCTGQQGEANNRRMAILASEVLDIPSHEIAIASTGVIGAQLPMNQVETGIRQAARLLTREAGGNEAAEAIMTTDLAPKKAASAFEIEGNWVRIGGIAKGSGMIAPNMATMLAFLTTDALISPALLQNALASATDRSFNCMTVDGDTSTNDSLIIMANGASKAKIEPDTPAYEEFYNTLETVCISLAKQVARDGEGATKLIEILVKGAPSQMDARKVGKTIGESPLVKTAMFGSDPNWGRIMAAAGRSGVTFDPDDATLDIVGSRVFEYGQPTSFNEAEVSQMLRRPEVSIVLDLGAGQDEATVWTCDLSMDYIRINADYRT; encoded by the coding sequence ATGGAAGGAATTACCTCCCCAAAAGGGTTTAAAGCGGCGGGAGTACGGTGCGGTATTAAAACTCGCGGGAAAGACCTTGCGATGATCGTATCCGACTATCCGGCATCTTGTGCGGGTGTTTTTACGACAAATCGAGTGCAGGCTGCCTCGGTAGTCTATTCGCGAGAAGTGGTTTCTCAGGGTCGAATGCGTGCGATTGTTGTCAATAGCGGATGCGCCAATTGCTGCACAGGCCAACAGGGTGAGGCCAATAATAGGCGGATGGCTATTCTAGCCTCCGAAGTTCTTGATATACCTAGCCATGAAATCGCTATCGCTTCAACTGGTGTTATCGGCGCACAATTGCCGATGAATCAGGTCGAAACAGGAATACGACAAGCCGCCCGTTTATTAACACGCGAAGCTGGTGGTAACGAGGCGGCTGAAGCAATCATGACAACTGATTTGGCTCCTAAAAAAGCTGCTTCTGCCTTCGAGATAGAGGGCAATTGGGTGAGGATCGGCGGCATCGCCAAAGGCAGCGGAATGATTGCTCCCAATATGGCAACAATGTTGGCTTTTCTAACAACCGATGCCTTGATAAGCCCTGCGCTGCTTCAGAACGCCCTTGCCTCAGCCACTGACCGCAGTTTCAACTGCATGACCGTTGATGGCGATACAAGTACAAACGATAGCCTGATAATTATGGCAAATGGCGCAAGCAAGGCTAAGATTGAGCCCGACACGCCGGCTTATGAAGAGTTCTATAACACCCTCGAAACGGTTTGCATATCACTAGCAAAACAGGTCGCACGAGATGGCGAGGGCGCTACCAAACTAATTGAGATATTGGTGAAGGGCGCTCCAAGCCAGATGGATGCGCGAAAAGTTGGCAAGACAATCGGCGAGTCGCCATTAGTGAAAACCGCAATGTTTGGTTCCGATCCAAATTGGGGCCGTATTATGGCAGCCGCCGGTCGAAGTGGGGTAACGTTCGATCCAGATGACGCCACTCTCGATATCGTTGGCTCACGAGTTTTCGAGTACGGTCAACCCACGAGTTTTAATGAAGCTGAAGTATCTCAGATGCTGAGACGTCCTGAAGTCAGCATCGTCCTAGACCTAGGCGCAGGCCAAGACGAAGCCACTGTCTGGACCTGCGACCTGAGTATGGATTATATACGAATTAACGCTGATTATAGAACGTAA
- the argB gene encoding acetylglutamate kinase, producing the protein MPYIRRYRGKTVVIKYGGAAMVDESMRAGVMQDLVLLHYVGIQPILVHGGGPEINEAMGKFGKVPQFIQGLRVTDAETMEIVEMVLTGKTNKALVSEIHRQGGQAVGLSGKDGNMLVARKVEGEVDLGFVGEIVKVNPHVINAQIAAEYIPVISSVAVGDNGESYNVNADHVAGAIAVALKAEKLILLTDVPGVLSNKDDPQSLISVLTIAEAKKMIQNKKVDKGMTPKLDACLTAVNGGVDRAHILDGRMPHAILIEVFTDCGIGTMIRG; encoded by the coding sequence ATGCCTTATATTCGCCGCTATCGTGGCAAAACTGTCGTCATTAAATACGGCGGGGCGGCGATGGTGGACGAGTCGATGCGAGCGGGAGTAATGCAGGACCTCGTCTTGCTTCATTATGTGGGCATTCAGCCGATCCTCGTCCATGGCGGTGGGCCTGAAATTAACGAGGCCATGGGGAAATTCGGCAAAGTCCCGCAATTTATCCAAGGCTTGCGGGTAACCGATGCCGAAACGATGGAAATTGTCGAGATGGTGCTGACCGGCAAGACGAATAAAGCTCTCGTGAGCGAGATTCACCGACAGGGCGGTCAAGCAGTCGGACTATCTGGCAAAGATGGCAATATGCTTGTTGCCCGAAAAGTTGAAGGCGAAGTTGATTTGGGTTTTGTCGGCGAGATCGTCAAAGTTAATCCCCATGTCATCAATGCCCAGATAGCTGCGGAGTATATCCCTGTTATTAGTTCTGTAGCGGTCGGTGATAATGGTGAAAGCTACAACGTAAATGCCGATCATGTTGCCGGAGCAATTGCAGTCGCTCTAAAGGCAGAAAAATTGATATTACTCACGGATGTGCCCGGGGTGCTTAGTAATAAAGACGACCCCCAATCGCTCATCTCAGTGCTTACCATAGCTGAAGCAAAGAAAATGATTCAGAATAAGAAGGTCGATAAGGGCATGACCCCTAAATTGGATGCGTGTCTAACGGCTGTGAATGGCGGAGTCGATCGAGCGCATATTTTGGATGGCCGCATGCCGCATGCGATTTTAATTGAAGTGTTTACCGATTGTGGAATAGGAACGATGATCCGAGGTTAA